GCGAtcttatatttttcatgGACAGAAGCTGTGGCGACGTGAAacgaaacaaaaaaaattaagcACGGTGGGTGGGTACACCTGCCGGCGACTTAATAGTTTAATGCTGTTTCCGGTGTGCTTTCAGAAAATCCTTGTTGCCTTCCAATCTCTCCAATATAAATTGCAATCCTTTATTCCAAGattaaaacaattcaaacaaGAATGATTCAAAGACAAAAAGATATCAAAAAGTAGCATACAAGctcaaaacaataaagaatCTGGTCAATAGGGTAAATGGCGCTCTAAAGATAGATTTAAAGAGAAATTTGTTTAAGTTTAGTAAGTTTGTGTGTGATCGTAGGTGGctcttttattttaataattttgagACTCGATAACGATCCACgaataatcaaaaaattcaattattgtaATAAACCggttgaaaaatataacaatGACTCTCTCTCCTTCCCCAAAATGAACTGAAACTAAAACACAAACATCCCCCCATCAAATCCTTTCTAAActataaacaaaaaattgtttgtaagaaaaaattttaatattaaaaaaaattgtattattattaaaatggattataattcaacaacatgcattcattttattttatcaatttccttagatttcttcaacaatgGTACCTCTTTCAGAAACATAAATACCATCCAAGAATTTACGGATATCCTTGTTTCTGACACGACagatttgttgaatatCAGCAGCATTTTGAGAAACAGCTTCCAAGGAGTTACCAgaaacaatcaattcatcCTTTTGAGTAGAAGAAATTTCCATGGTGACACCTTCATGGATTTTAACTTCTCTAACTCTTTTTTCACCCAAgaaatttctaatttcaaCGTAATCTTGACCAtcttttttaataatgttAACGTTAATTGGGAAATGCG
The sequence above is a segment of the Candida albicans SC5314 chromosome 3, complete sequence genome. Coding sequences within it:
- the RPL9B gene encoding 60S ribosomal protein uL6 (Ribosomal protein L9; repressed upon phagocytosis by murine macrophages; repressed by nitric oxide; protein levels decrease in stationary phase; Hap43-induced; Spider biofilm repressed), with product MKYIQTDQILDIPEGVTVDIKARVVKVTGPRGELTKDLKHIDVTFNKINNRAIKITVHNGDRKHVAALRTVKSLIANLITGVTKGYKYKMRFVYAHFPINVNIIKKDGQDYVEIRNFLGEKRVREVKIHEGVTMEISSTQKDELIVSGNSLEAVSQNAADIQQICRVRNKDIRKFLDGIYVSERGTIVEEI